The following are encoded in a window of Natronoarchaeum philippinense genomic DNA:
- the ppsA gene encoding phosphoenolpyruvate synthase, whose product MAILWLGDISADSLEEVGGKAASLGELTVNDLPVPPGFVVTAGTYRRFVREAGLEDDIEAALDIDVEDSTQLAAAKDRVRTLIEETAVPEAVREEILDAYETIGAGTPVAVRSSATAEDLPDASFAGQQETFLNVTGEALVDRVRQCWASLFTERAIYYRQEQGFSHTDVDMAVVVQEMVAADKSGVMFTSHPSTGAAQSVIEAAWGLGEAVVSGVVTPDNYVVDRDGRAVLDATVAEKTVMHVRDPETGETVETAVPDDRRTERVLSADELDRLVAIGERVEALYDGPQDVEWAIEGDEIYLLQSRPITTIESDDADAAGATADGGASAQASSGASTGTDSQELLVQGLGASPGTATGRARIVDRLDHLDKVEEGDVLVTEMTTPDMVTAMKRAAGLVTDEGGMTSHAAIVSRELEVPAVVGTESGTAEIADGDRIHVDGEKGQVRSGPVEEPIDESTPDSAAAAGRDEQPAEPVQAQPKPMTATEVKVNISIPDAAERAANTGADGVGLLRTEHLILSTDKTPERYVADHGADAYVRELADGIQTVADAFYPRPVRVRTLDAPTDEFRRLQGGDGEPTEHNPMLGYRGIRRSLDKPELFEHELAAFARLYEMGYDNVEIMFPMVNDAEDALRAKDRLRAAGIDPDKRSWGAMVETPASALSIEGLCETGLDFVSFGTNDLTQHTLAVDRNNEQVADRFDELHPAVLELIGRVIETCREHDVATSICGQAGSDPEMIRYLVTEGATSISANIDAVEDAQRTVMRVEQRCLLESVRD is encoded by the coding sequence ATGGCCATCCTGTGGCTGGGAGACATCTCGGCGGACAGCCTTGAGGAAGTCGGCGGGAAAGCGGCGTCGCTCGGGGAACTCACCGTAAACGACCTCCCGGTCCCGCCGGGCTTTGTCGTCACCGCGGGAACGTATCGGCGATTCGTCCGGGAAGCCGGCCTCGAAGACGATATCGAGGCCGCGCTCGACATCGACGTGGAGGACTCTACACAGCTCGCCGCGGCGAAAGACCGGGTGCGAACGCTCATCGAGGAGACTGCGGTGCCCGAAGCGGTCCGCGAGGAGATTCTCGACGCCTACGAGACGATCGGTGCGGGGACGCCGGTGGCCGTCCGATCGTCGGCGACCGCCGAGGACCTCCCCGACGCGTCCTTCGCGGGCCAGCAAGAGACGTTCCTGAACGTAACCGGCGAGGCGCTCGTCGATCGCGTCCGGCAGTGCTGGGCGTCGCTGTTCACCGAGCGTGCGATCTACTACCGGCAAGAGCAGGGCTTCTCGCACACGGACGTGGACATGGCCGTCGTCGTCCAAGAGATGGTCGCCGCCGACAAGAGCGGCGTCATGTTCACGAGCCACCCCTCGACCGGCGCGGCCCAGTCGGTGATCGAAGCCGCGTGGGGGCTCGGCGAAGCCGTCGTCTCGGGCGTCGTGACGCCGGACAACTACGTCGTCGATCGGGACGGACGCGCTGTCCTCGACGCGACCGTCGCCGAGAAGACGGTGATGCACGTCCGCGACCCGGAGACGGGCGAGACCGTCGAAACCGCAGTGCCGGACGACCGGCGAACCGAGCGCGTCCTTTCGGCCGACGAACTCGACCGGCTGGTCGCAATCGGCGAGCGCGTCGAGGCGCTCTACGACGGGCCGCAGGACGTCGAGTGGGCGATCGAGGGCGACGAAATCTACCTGCTCCAATCGCGGCCGATCACGACGATCGAGAGCGACGACGCCGACGCGGCGGGAGCGACCGCCGACGGCGGGGCGAGCGCGCAGGCGTCGTCCGGCGCCAGCACAGGCACCGACAGCCAAGAGTTGCTCGTGCAGGGCCTCGGCGCTAGTCCGGGAACGGCGACGGGGCGGGCCCGCATCGTCGACCGGCTCGATCACCTCGACAAAGTCGAGGAGGGCGACGTGCTGGTCACCGAGATGACGACGCCGGACATGGTGACTGCGATGAAACGAGCCGCCGGACTGGTCACCGACGAGGGCGGGATGACTTCCCACGCCGCGATCGTCTCACGCGAATTGGAAGTACCGGCCGTCGTCGGGACCGAATCGGGAACTGCCGAGATCGCCGATGGAGATCGGATTCACGTCGACGGAGAGAAAGGACAGGTCAGAAGCGGGCCCGTCGAGGAGCCGATCGACGAGAGCACTCCGGACTCGGCGGCGGCGGCCGGCCGAGACGAGCAGCCCGCAGAGCCGGTGCAGGCCCAGCCGAAGCCGATGACGGCGACCGAAGTCAAGGTGAACATCTCGATCCCCGACGCCGCCGAACGCGCCGCGAACACGGGTGCCGATGGCGTCGGCCTGCTCCGGACCGAGCACTTGATCCTCTCGACGGACAAGACGCCCGAGCGGTACGTCGCGGACCACGGCGCCGACGCGTACGTGCGCGAGCTCGCCGACGGGATCCAGACGGTCGCCGACGCGTTCTACCCGCGGCCGGTGCGCGTCCGGACGCTCGACGCGCCGACCGACGAGTTCCGCAGACTGCAGGGCGGCGACGGCGAGCCGACCGAGCACAATCCGATGCTCGGCTACCGCGGGATCAGACGCTCGCTCGACAAGCCCGAACTCTTCGAGCACGAACTGGCGGCGTTCGCCCGGCTCTACGAGATGGGCTACGACAACGTCGAGATCATGTTTCCGATGGTCAACGACGCCGAGGACGCGCTGCGAGCGAAGGATCGCCTGCGAGCGGCAGGGATCGATCCCGACAAGCGCTCGTGGGGCGCGATGGTCGAGACGCCCGCGAGCGCGCTCTCCATCGAAGGGCTCTGCGAGACGGGCCTCGATTTCGTCTCCTTTGGCACGAACGACCTGACCCAGCACACGCTCGCGGTCGATCGGAACAACGAGCAGGTAGCCGACCGCTTCGACGAACTTCACCCGGCGGTGCTCGAACTCATCGGGCGGGTGATCGAGACGTGCCGCGAGCACGACGTTGCGACGAGCATCTGCGGACAGGCCGGCTCCGATCCGGAGATGATCCGCTATCTCGTCACCGAAGGCGCAACCTCGATCTCGGCGAACATCGACGCAGTCGAGGACGCCCAGCGGACGGTAATGCGCGTCGAGCAACGGTGTCTGCTCGAATCAGTCCGAGACTGA
- a CDS encoding ABC transporter permease, whose protein sequence is MASGGSNARSDATARDGLPRALRRARQWLVRHTLGLATGVAVVVLAVVFVLPAAVVFVEALVVDGAPSAAPIRGVLTDPFYVGALADVFAEPLAFGEHLRGIASWAERGFPVPTFGLIGFTAYQALLSTVASVALGLPGAYVLARFEFPGRDVLRSLTILPFVLPGIMVAVGFFAMFSTAGPFNQLLGLVGLGPVDILFSLEVIVLAHAFYNAPLVARLTTAAWESVDTRTVETARSLGASRRRAFLDVIVPQLAPAVLAGAVLTFVFTFRTFPIVLALGGLDLATVEVWIYSRIRQLDLAGAAALAIVETGLSVAVLAIYLRFEGRRYGTGRTPDPSERTPLVPSLRALVRPSRLAILAYGLVVAVVFVGPIASMVLESVTGPNGLTLRHYAFLLDRQAEGAAFQVKPWPAVRNSLLFAGATLAVAVPTGVVVAVRRVRGGRGGLVLDALATAPLAVSGIVLGVGLLRGLVFGVPLPGDYRLRVTGAAAIVAAHAAAAYPFVVRNAAPAIGGVDRSLVESARALGASRARALLDVELPLAVTGVVAGAAFAAAISIGEFNSTVILAAGGDAYTMPVAVERYLGDRTLGPATAMGTVLLAVTSASFVVIERVGGGEYR, encoded by the coding sequence ATGGCGAGCGGCGGGAGTAACGCACGGTCGGACGCCACAGCCCGGGACGGCCTGCCTAGAGCACTCCGTCGGGCGCGTCAGTGGCTAGTACGGCATACGCTGGGGCTGGCCACCGGCGTCGCGGTCGTGGTGCTCGCGGTCGTGTTCGTGCTCCCCGCGGCGGTCGTGTTCGTCGAGGCGCTGGTGGTCGACGGCGCCCCGTCGGCGGCGCCGATCCGCGGCGTCCTCACGGACCCGTTCTACGTCGGGGCCCTCGCGGACGTGTTCGCCGAGCCGCTCGCTTTCGGCGAGCATCTGCGCGGGATAGCTAGCTGGGCCGAGCGCGGCTTCCCCGTCCCGACCTTCGGGCTGATCGGCTTCACAGCGTATCAGGCGCTGCTGTCGACGGTCGCCAGCGTCGCGCTCGGCCTGCCCGGCGCGTACGTCCTCGCGCGCTTCGAGTTCCCCGGTCGAGACGTGCTGCGCTCGCTGACGATTCTGCCGTTCGTGCTGCCCGGCATCATGGTCGCCGTCGGCTTCTTTGCGATGTTCAGCACCGCCGGGCCGTTCAACCAGTTGCTCGGCCTCGTCGGACTCGGCCCGGTCGATATCCTGTTCTCGCTGGAGGTGATCGTGCTCGCCCACGCGTTCTACAACGCGCCGCTGGTCGCCCGGCTGACGACCGCGGCGTGGGAGAGCGTCGACACTCGAACCGTGGAAACGGCCCGGAGCCTCGGCGCGAGCCGACGCCGCGCGTTCCTCGACGTGATCGTGCCCCAGCTCGCGCCAGCGGTGCTGGCCGGCGCCGTCCTCACATTCGTGTTCACGTTCCGAACCTTCCCGATCGTGCTCGCGCTCGGCGGGTTGGATCTGGCGACCGTCGAGGTGTGGATCTACAGCCGGATTCGCCAGCTCGATCTCGCGGGCGCGGCGGCGCTGGCGATCGTCGAGACGGGACTCTCGGTCGCTGTGCTGGCGATCTACCTCCGGTTCGAGGGACGGCGCTACGGCACCGGCCGGACGCCGGACCCGAGCGAGCGCACGCCGCTTGTTCCCTCGCTGCGGGCGCTCGTCCGTCCGAGCAGGCTTGCGATCCTCGCGTACGGGCTCGTCGTCGCGGTCGTGTTCGTCGGGCCGATCGCAAGCATGGTCCTCGAAAGCGTCACCGGCCCGAACGGGCTGACGCTTCGCCACTACGCGTTCTTGCTCGACCGGCAGGCCGAGGGCGCGGCGTTCCAAGTGAAGCCGTGGCCCGCGGTGCGCAACTCGCTGCTCTTTGCGGGCGCGACGCTCGCCGTCGCCGTGCCGACCGGCGTCGTCGTCGCGGTGCGGCGCGTCCGCGGCGGGCGCGGCGGCCTCGTGCTCGACGCCTTGGCGACGGCGCCGCTGGCGGTCAGCGGGATCGTGCTGGGCGTCGGGCTACTCCGAGGGCTCGTCTTCGGCGTCCCGCTGCCGGGCGACTACCGCCTCCGAGTCACCGGCGCCGCCGCAATCGTCGCCGCCCACGCCGCCGCGGCGTACCCCTTCGTCGTGCGCAACGCCGCGCCGGCGATCGGCGGCGTCGACCGATCGCTCGTCGAGTCGGCGCGAGCGCTGGGCGCCTCGCGGGCGCGAGCGCTGCTCGATGTCGAACTCCCACTCGCGGTGACCGGCGTCGTCGCCGGCGCCGCCTTCGCCGCCGCGATCAGCATCGGCGAGTTCAACTCGACGGTGATCCTCGCGGCCGGCGGCGACGCCTACACGATGCCGGTCGCCGTCGAACGCTACCTCGGTGATCGGACGCTCGGCCCCGCAACCGCGATGGGCACCGTCCTGCTCGCGGTGACGAGCGCCAGTTTCGTGGTGATCGAGCGCGTCGGCGGCGGTGAGTACCGATGA
- a CDS encoding ABC transporter ATP-binding protein → MSDLELRGVTKAYGGTTVLDTVDLTVEDGEFFTLVGPSGCGKTTTLRTIAGFEEPDAGEVLIGDKSAAGVRPEDRDIGVVFQNYALFPHMSVAENVAYGLRFSDPPGGASRDERVAELLSLVDLEGFEDRDPDELSGGQRQRVALARALAPGPDLLLLDEPMSALDARLRKRLRRQVQAIQSDLGVTTIYVTHDQSEALAISDRLAVMNRGRVEQVGTPRDVYRRPETRFVADFLGDNNVFEGAITAADNGRSTLDIDGREFRIPRVDADRATVCVRPEAVRLLGDGESGVDANRLRTDVVTTEFLGGAVRAGLRWRDRTIVAHFEDAPDAETVTVAFDPDDVHVVGSGAEVGAVTK, encoded by the coding sequence ATGAGCGACCTCGAACTGCGCGGCGTGACGAAGGCCTACGGCGGGACGACGGTGCTCGACACGGTCGATCTCACGGTCGAGGACGGCGAGTTCTTCACGCTCGTCGGCCCGTCTGGCTGTGGCAAAACGACGACGCTGCGGACGATCGCCGGCTTCGAGGAGCCCGACGCGGGCGAGGTCTTGATCGGTGATAAGTCGGCGGCGGGCGTCCGGCCGGAAGATCGGGATATCGGCGTCGTCTTCCAGAACTACGCGCTGTTTCCCCACATGAGCGTCGCCGAGAACGTCGCCTACGGACTGCGCTTTAGCGATCCGCCGGGCGGCGCGTCCCGCGACGAACGGGTCGCCGAGTTGCTCTCGCTGGTCGATCTGGAAGGGTTCGAGGACCGGGACCCCGACGAACTCTCGGGCGGCCAGCGCCAGCGTGTCGCACTGGCTCGCGCGCTGGCGCCGGGTCCCGATCTGCTCTTGCTCGACGAGCCGATGAGCGCGCTCGACGCGCGCCTCCGCAAGCGTCTCCGGCGACAGGTACAGGCGATCCAGTCCGATCTCGGCGTCACGACGATCTACGTCACCCACGACCAGTCCGAGGCGCTGGCGATCAGCGACCGATTGGCGGTGATGAACCGCGGACGCGTCGAGCAGGTCGGGACGCCGCGGGACGTGTACCGACGCCCCGAAACGCGCTTTGTCGCGGACTTTCTGGGCGACAACAACGTGTTCGAGGGAGCCATAACCGCGGCCGACAATGGACGGTCGACGCTCGACATCGACGGCCGCGAGTTCCGGATTCCCCGCGTCGACGCCGACCGCGCGACGGTCTGTGTCCGGCCCGAGGCGGTCCGACTGCTCGGCGACGGCGAGAGCGGTGTCGACGCCAATCGCTTGCGGACCGATGTCGTCACGACGGAGTTTCTCGGCGGCGCCGTCCGCGCCGGCCTCCGGTGGCGCGACCGAACGATCGTTGCGCACTTCGAGGACGCGCCCGACGCCGAGACCGTGACCGTCGCGTTCGATCCGGACGACGTGCACGTCGTCGGGTCGGGCGCCGAGGTCGGGGCTGTGACGAAGTAG
- a CDS encoding thiamine ABC transporter substrate-binding protein: MNRRKFLAAVGGAAGAGLAGCVSQPGSPSSGNDDDGTLTIATYDSFVEDQSSLDAPATWLKEQFESEHEDVTIEWVNPDNGLNHYVQRHGQGIDLDADAYLGVNVDDLIRADERLDDSLFQELDWGSVGNTDAIKSELEFDPDGRVMPYDTGYISLVYDEGAVDEPATFDRLTEPAYEGALLAQNAQQSDPGRAFLLWTIDQFGEDGYLDYWRALQDNDVQILGSWWDSYSAYSEGERPMVVSYSTDQVYANRADQDMSRHQLGFLEDQGYANPEGMGVFAGSEKTELAQDFFEFVLSPDAQGQIATLNVQFPATTDADLNEEFDQYAHEPPETVFYDYEDLQGNLDGWVEDWAREIAG; encoded by the coding sequence ATGAACCGACGGAAGTTTCTCGCAGCGGTCGGCGGTGCGGCGGGTGCGGGGCTGGCGGGCTGTGTCAGCCAGCCCGGGAGTCCCAGCTCCGGCAACGACGATGACGGAACGCTCACGATCGCTACCTACGACTCGTTCGTCGAAGACCAGAGTTCGCTCGACGCGCCCGCGACGTGGCTCAAAGAGCAGTTCGAGAGCGAGCACGAGGACGTGACGATCGAGTGGGTGAACCCCGACAACGGGCTGAACCACTACGTCCAGCGTCACGGTCAGGGGATCGATCTGGACGCCGACGCCTACCTCGGCGTCAACGTTGACGACCTCATCCGTGCCGACGAGCGCCTCGACGACTCGCTGTTTCAGGAACTCGACTGGGGGAGCGTCGGAAACACCGACGCGATCAAGTCGGAGTTGGAGTTCGATCCCGACGGGCGCGTGATGCCCTACGACACCGGCTACATCAGTCTGGTGTACGACGAGGGAGCGGTCGACGAACCGGCGACGTTCGACCGGCTGACCGAACCGGCCTACGAGGGAGCCCTGCTCGCCCAGAACGCCCAGCAGAGCGACCCCGGACGGGCGTTCCTGCTGTGGACGATCGACCAGTTCGGCGAGGACGGCTATCTGGACTACTGGCGCGCCCTGCAGGACAACGACGTGCAGATCCTCGGCTCGTGGTGGGACTCCTACAGCGCCTACTCCGAGGGCGAGCGACCGATGGTCGTCTCGTACTCGACCGATCAGGTGTACGCGAACCGCGCCGACCAAGACATGTCGCGCCACCAGCTCGGCTTCCTCGAGGATCAGGGGTACGCCAACCCCGAGGGTATGGGCGTGTTCGCCGGTTCCGAGAAGACCGAACTGGCACAGGACTTCTTCGAGTTCGTGCTTTCGCCGGACGCACAGGGCCAGATCGCCACGCTGAACGTCCAGTTCCCCGCGACCACGGACGCCGACCTCAACGAGGAGTTCGACCAGTACGCCCACGAGCCGCCGGAAACCGTCTTCTACGACTACGAAGACCTGCAGGGGAACCTCGACGGCTGGGTCGAAGACTGGGCACGGGAGATCGCCGGATAG
- a CDS encoding sulfurtransferase: MIELVSPAWLDDHADEVRIVDVRDGWEYDGIGHVPGAASIPFESFRSDDDADEGMLPGAEAFAELLGEAGIAADDPIVAYDDTHGVFAARFLVTALCYGHDELYLLDGDYSAWNREHETTGETPDIEPTTYEVREPDATPLVDMATVEAALDDPDAVIVDTRRAEEYAEGHLPGAVRLDWKELVDDESRGLKPESEIREILDDRGITADRRIVLYCNTARRISHTYAVLSHLGYETVEFYEGSFTEWTDEGGKIETSETA; the protein is encoded by the coding sequence ATGATCGAACTCGTGTCGCCGGCGTGGCTCGACGACCACGCCGACGAGGTGCGGATCGTCGACGTACGAGACGGCTGGGAGTACGACGGCATCGGCCACGTGCCGGGCGCTGCGAGCATCCCATTCGAGTCGTTCCGGAGCGACGACGACGCCGACGAGGGGATGCTTCCCGGCGCCGAGGCGTTCGCGGAACTGCTCGGCGAGGCCGGCATCGCCGCTGACGACCCGATCGTCGCCTACGACGACACACACGGCGTGTTCGCCGCGCGCTTTCTGGTCACCGCGCTGTGTTACGGCCACGACGAGCTGTACCTGCTCGACGGCGACTACAGCGCGTGGAACCGCGAGCACGAGACGACCGGCGAGACGCCCGACATCGAGCCGACGACCTACGAGGTGCGCGAGCCCGACGCGACGCCGCTGGTCGACATGGCGACCGTCGAGGCCGCGCTCGACGACCCCGACGCGGTGATCGTCGACACCCGACGCGCCGAGGAGTACGCCGAGGGCCACCTCCCCGGCGCGGTCCGGCTGGACTGGAAGGAACTCGTCGACGACGAGAGCCGCGGGCTCAAGCCCGAGTCAGAGATCCGTGAGATTCTGGACGACCGGGGCATCACGGCCGACCGACGGATCGTGCTGTACTGCAACACCGCTCGGCGGATCAGCCACACCTACGCCGTGCTCTCGCATCTCGGCTACGAAACGGTCGAGTTCTACGAGGGAAGCTTCACCGAGTGGACGGATGAGGGTGGGAAGATAGAGACGAGCGAGACCGCCTGA
- a CDS encoding sulfurtransferase, protein MTDYAKDVLVSADWAEEHLDEFQSDDPEYRLVEVDVDTEAYDEAHAPGAIGFNWETQLQDQTTRDILDKDEFEDLLGSHGISEDSTVVLYGDNSNWFAAYTYWQFKYYGHDDVKLLDGGREYWLENDYETTDEVPDFSEVDYEASGPRESIRAYRDDVENAIDKGLPLVDVRSPEEYSGEVLAPPGLQETAQRGGHIPGAENISWAAVTNADGTFKDAEELEELYGEYDIDGDSTTVAYCRIGERSSVAWFALHELLGYDDAVNYDGSWTEWGNLVGVPIEKGE, encoded by the coding sequence ATGACTGACTACGCGAAGGACGTGCTCGTCTCGGCCGACTGGGCCGAAGAGCACCTCGACGAGTTCCAGAGCGACGACCCCGAGTATCGACTGGTAGAAGTCGACGTTGACACGGAAGCCTACGACGAGGCTCACGCCCCCGGCGCCATCGGCTTCAACTGGGAGACCCAGCTTCAGGACCAGACCACGCGCGACATCCTCGACAAAGACGAGTTCGAGGACCTGCTCGGCAGCCACGGTATCTCCGAGGACTCCACGGTCGTTCTGTACGGCGACAACTCCAACTGGTTCGCCGCCTACACCTACTGGCAGTTCAAGTACTACGGCCACGACGACGTGAAGCTGCTCGACGGCGGCCGCGAGTACTGGCTCGAGAACGACTACGAGACGACCGACGAGGTTCCCGACTTTTCGGAAGTCGACTACGAGGCGTCCGGTCCGCGCGAGTCCATCCGCGCCTACCGCGACGACGTCGAGAACGCCATCGACAAAGGCCTGCCGCTCGTCGACGTTCGCTCGCCCGAGGAGTACTCCGGCGAGGTTCTCGCGCCCCCGGGACTCCAAGAGACCGCCCAGCGCGGCGGCCACATCCCCGGCGCCGAGAACATCTCGTGGGCCGCCGTGACCAACGCCGACGGGACGTTCAAGGACGCCGAGGAACTCGAAGAGCTCTACGGCGAGTACGACATCGACGGCGACTCGACGACCGTCGCGTACTGCCGCATCGGCGAGCGCTCCTCGGTCGCTTGGTTCGCGCTCCACGAACTGCTCGGCTACGACGACGCCGTCAACTACGACGGCTCGTGGACCGAGTGGGGCAACCTCGTTGGCGTGCCGATCGAGAAGGGCGAGTAA
- the rhcC gene encoding L-rhamnono-1,4-lactonase, which produces MLDSHTHAWGPASAAHPWTNGPLLDLVDDFDVHTVYTADRLLADMDRNGVDEAVVVGYPICDWTDNWYTLDAAAGHDRLYGIVMIDPFADDAAEQLRRCMATDGVLGVRLGAACPYDRMWETFDPSVTWLRDAIEETEFWDAAVETDAAVQILCDHGQLDQALELVEAYPELTYLFDHFAHAGPETPTDETFGQFADLAEYDSVAVKVSEIVHMSDSAFPYADMYEHVRWLLETFGRERVIWGSDYPNVSDAASYAEAINWLGQVDSLSDADREWLTGRSFRRHVGLD; this is translated from the coding sequence ATGCTCGATAGCCACACCCACGCGTGGGGGCCGGCCAGTGCGGCACACCCGTGGACGAACGGTCCGCTGCTCGATCTCGTTGACGACTTCGACGTTCACACCGTCTACACGGCCGATCGGCTGCTGGCCGACATGGATCGCAACGGCGTCGACGAGGCCGTCGTCGTCGGGTATCCGATCTGCGACTGGACGGACAACTGGTACACGCTCGACGCCGCCGCGGGGCACGACCGACTCTACGGCATCGTCATGATCGACCCCTTCGCCGACGACGCGGCCGAGCAACTTCGGCGCTGCATGGCGACCGACGGCGTGCTGGGCGTTCGCCTCGGTGCAGCGTGTCCGTACGACCGGATGTGGGAGACGTTCGACCCCAGCGTCACGTGGCTCCGGGACGCCATCGAGGAGACCGAGTTCTGGGACGCCGCCGTCGAGACCGACGCCGCGGTGCAGATCCTCTGTGACCACGGCCAGCTCGATCAGGCGCTCGAACTCGTCGAAGCCTACCCTGAACTCACGTACCTGTTCGACCACTTCGCACACGCCGGCCCCGAGACGCCGACGGACGAGACATTCGGGCAGTTCGCCGACCTCGCAGAGTATGACTCAGTCGCCGTGAAAGTCTCCGAAATCGTCCACATGTCCGATTCGGCGTTCCCCTACGCGGATATGTACGAGCACGTCAGGTGGCTTCTGGAGACGTTCGGCCGCGAACGGGTGATCTGGGGGTCAGACTACCCCAACGTCAGCGACGCCGCAAGCTACGCCGAGGCGATCAACTGGCTCGGACAGGTCGATTCGCTGTCCGACGCCGACCGCGAGTGGCTCACAGGCCGATCCTTCCGACGCCACGTCGGCCTCGACTGA
- a CDS encoding VanZ family protein, with protein sequence MQREVPVPLVPRWARWALVVAAATVIFYASVLAAPPAGPETGPIGFDKFYHAGGYFGLGLAVAYAVLDAERPLAVRLAVVFAVPVAYGVGIEVAQGFVPERALDPIDALANAVGGAAACALYAAVDRLSVLRPVAITGDR encoded by the coding sequence ATGCAACGAGAGGTTCCGGTTCCGCTCGTGCCGAGGTGGGCGCGCTGGGCGCTCGTCGTCGCCGCCGCTACGGTGATCTTCTACGCGTCGGTGCTGGCGGCGCCGCCCGCGGGTCCCGAGACGGGGCCGATCGGGTTCGATAAGTTCTACCACGCCGGCGGCTACTTCGGGCTCGGACTGGCAGTCGCGTACGCCGTTCTCGACGCCGAGCGGCCGCTCGCGGTGCGGCTCGCCGTCGTGTTCGCGGTGCCGGTGGCCTACGGCGTCGGCATCGAGGTGGCACAGGGGTTCGTCCCCGAGCGCGCGCTCGATCCGATCGACGCGCTGGCGAACGCGGTCGGCGGCGCCGCGGCGTGTGCGCTGTACGCCGCCGTCGACCGCCTGTCGGTGCTTCGGCCGGTGGCGATCACCGGCGATCGGTAG
- a CDS encoding sporulation protein, whose protein sequence is MKNVLASIGIGNASVDTVLPSETVRPGETVDADVHITGGNAEQEVGTIRFEVETRYRTDDGYREVDIDRFTLADGLTIEPDQEETREVSIDIPYGTPVTVGGIDVWIETELDIDLAVDPEDKDYLDVQPTPRLQAVFDAMDDLGFSFRTAECEADPYGRYTGSSFIQEFEFRAQTGPFRDALDEVEIVAQPGPDQLDLFVEIDRRGGLLSEMADTDESKTRLSVTSTDVAQVRDDLKREIERHS, encoded by the coding sequence ATGAAAAACGTCCTCGCAAGCATCGGTATCGGCAACGCAAGCGTAGACACGGTCCTCCCCTCCGAAACGGTCCGGCCCGGCGAAACGGTCGACGCAGACGTCCACATCACGGGCGGCAACGCAGAACAGGAGGTCGGAACGATCCGGTTCGAAGTCGAGACGCGCTATCGCACCGACGACGGCTACCGAGAGGTCGACATCGACCGGTTCACGCTCGCAGACGGGCTCACGATCGAACCCGATCAGGAAGAGACGCGGGAAGTCTCGATCGACATCCCCTACGGGACGCCGGTGACGGTCGGCGGCATCGACGTGTGGATCGAGACGGAACTTGACATCGACCTCGCGGTCGACCCCGAAGACAAGGATTACCTCGACGTGCAGCCGACCCCACGGCTTCAGGCGGTGTTCGACGCCATGGACGACCTCGGCTTTTCGTTCCGGACGGCCGAGTGCGAGGCCGACCCCTACGGGCGCTACACTGGTAGTTCGTTCATCCAAGAGTTCGAGTTCCGCGCTCAGACCGGCCCGTTCCGGGACGCCCTCGACGAGGTCGAAATCGTCGCCCAGCCCGGCCCCGACCAGCTCGATCTATTCGTCGAAATCGACCGCCGCGGCGGCCTCCTCAGCGAGATGGCCGACACCGACGAAAGCAAGACTCGGCTCTCGGTCACGTCGACCGACGTGGCGCAGGTACGCGACGATCTGAAGCGGGAGATCGAGCGCCACAGCTGA
- a CDS encoding L-rhamnose mutarotase: MERIAFHLRIADGQREAYRTEHEDVPAALEEAYLDSGAELETYSVFEKDGHVFGYMEAEDPDAIRAVMAESEAQADWDEVMEPILVDEDDPWMDEVYRMI; the protein is encoded by the coding sequence ATGGAACGGATCGCATTCCACCTCCGGATAGCAGACGGCCAGCGCGAGGCCTACCGCACCGAGCACGAAGACGTTCCGGCCGCGCTGGAGGAAGCGTACCTCGACTCCGGCGCAGAGCTGGAAACCTACAGCGTCTTCGAGAAAGACGGCCACGTGTTCGGCTACATGGAGGCCGAAGATCCCGACGCCATCAGAGCAGTCATGGCCGAAAGCGAGGCCCAAGCCGACTGGGACGAGGTGATGGAGCCGATCCTCGTCGACGAAGACGACCCGTGGATGGACGAGGTCTATCGGATGATCTGA